TACGGCAACGAAGCTAGGTTCGTCAGGAGGTCATGCAAACCAACGCGGAGCTCCAACACTGTATCATTAAGGGTACATTGCACGTGTATCTGTATACTATTTCGCAGATCCCATCCAATACTGAAATCACAGTTGGTCATGATACTAATGGAAGCAAACAGCCGTGCGCCTGTGGCAACCCTAAACATTGCAAAGTTAATGGACTGAGTCCCATGCTATTAAGGAAAAGCATAGACTATCTTCCAAGAGAGAAGAGAAGCAGAAATCGATGTTCCAGCTCATCTTCTCCCTTGTCTCCACCACTCGCACCAGTATTAGCTTCGCCGGTAAAAGAGTACCCTTGTCCTGTTACTCCTATTAAGGTAGAAAAGAGATCCCCAATTAAATACGAATATCCGCCGATGTCGCCTGTCAAAAATACAGCCATTATGGCTCTTAACTTTGACCTGCCAATAAAAGCTGAGGATCCAGAAGACATAAAACCTGAAATGGATTTAACTACGAAGGAAGAAATGAAACCGGAAATAGATGAGCCAGATTACGTTAAAAAGGAAACTGATGTTGATGAAGTAGATAATTTTCCACCTGAAGAACCAGCTGCTCCAGAAGTTAAAACTGAACAGGAATCAGAACCAGAACCAGTCAAAGCAGATACAGAACCATTAGCAGTTGTGGAGGAATTGAAGCCTCCCAAAATTGAAGAAGCAACAACAGACCTCGAAAATTTGGTTTCAGATGAGGAAAAACCTCAAATCAAGAAGAACGAAGTGCCAAAAGTTGAAGAAGTGAAACAAGAGGTTATAAAAGAAGACTTGCCTAAATTGGAGCTAGTCAGACTAGAAACTCCCAAGAAAGAGGCGCCAAAAGTAGAAGAAAAAGAGCGCAAGTTGCGAACGGATGATGAGAGACCTGCAACCCGTGAATACACAGCTAAGTCAGCGTGCCACGACCGGTCATCGCGGTCCAGTAGAAACACCACATGCACAAATCAAGACTCTTTGGATGACAAAACTGATGACTCGCAGGATAAGCTACCGACAACTAAAGAAAAGGATAAAAAGAAAATGGTAAGTTCTGCCTTCTGTTCATTATGTaataacctaaaattgctaaaagtggctcggaagcggtaacgtttcgtgtgctctgcctaccccatttgggaatacaggcgtgatgtttgtgttgtgtgtgtgtgtgcgtgtgtgtgtatattattacaatataaaacaaataatgttcTTTCAGACTCGTGAGGAGCGTAAAATGGAGGCAATAATGAAAGCTTTTGAACGGATGGAGAAGGCAGAGCAAAGAAAGCAGGAGGTCAAGGAACGACAGAAAAGAAGGGAATCTGATCCTCATCCCAATGCACCTGacaaagatgatgatgatgatttccaTTGCAGCTCCAAAAAGAGGAAGAAGTAagttacaattatttatttagatgtaTTAGCATAACAATCGTAATCTTTTATGTAAGTGCATAAAAAAACTGCCTGaatatatgcattttttttttcagacgtAAAGGCCGCGCTCGCACTACATCGCAGTCCAACCGTCGACGTCTCAATTCCGCTGACAGTGACATGGTGACTTCCGGAGACGAGGCGCCCCATCAAACGCCGCCGCGGGCACCACCGCGACGAGACAGCGCTCCCCACAACAACGAGGCTGACAGAAATAACGATGGAATGAATGAAGTAAGCATGTATATACACCGTACTTCATTAAACTAAGAAcaatgcacacacacacacacacacacacacacacacacacacacacacacacacacacacacatcacgcctgtattcccaaatggggtaggcagagcacacgaaacgttaccgcttcggagccagttttagcaattttttaggttttaattttgtaaaaaacggtacaatagtgacaggttgctagcctgtcgcctacggtatacctttacctatatcctcagtcgcctcttacgacatccgcggaagaaatggagaggtgtaattctaactcGACACCGCACTAAGAACATTAAAGTGTCTCAAATCATTTGTATAGTGCTTTCGTCATATTTCTGTAAATTCATATGCCTTGTTTTTGTTCCAGGATCTTGGCCTTAGCTCAGCTTGTTTGTTAGTTGAAGCGGCCGTCGGATCAGTGGAATCTGCGTTTAAACTACCCAAGACTAAGAAAACTATGGCAACAGAATGGATTGGACGATCGCCGGACCGTTCGCCTTCCCCTTACAGATCGCCTTATAGACCGCCTTTAATGTCGGCATCGTCCTTAGAAAGTCTCGTCAGAGTGGCATCGACTATGATCGGAGATTTGAGCGGCAGTCAAGATTTTCACGAAGAGGAACGACATGTTTCACCCCCGCGGACACCCGGCCGAGATCGAAGCAGGCCTCCTAAGAAAGCTAGAAGGATTACGCGGAGTACGCCACCGACAGAGGTCGTGGAAACGACACCAACTGTGATGATTCCCCAGCATAGTGCTAAGAAACGGTGGTTAAGACAAGCCATCAGTGAAGAAAGCGACTCTCCTAATGCGGGTGCGTATGACAATAACCAGTTTGGGGCTGCTCGGGAGAccacataaaaatattgtaattttgtctGTTATTTTCGAGGCAGCCCCATTTCTACTGATGAACTTTTGAACTTGTATTGTTACGTTTAAAAGCAGACGCCTTTGTTGCAGAATCTCCGCCTAATGAAATAGTAACACCACTGAAGAAGCGACGGTTAGCGAGAGAATCACTGTCATATGAAACCAACATTATAGTGCCTGTAAGTACACAGTAAAAAAGCCTTAACCGCATCATATCAAAGTTTTTCTTATTATACTCATTTactttgtttcttatttagtgcAATGACGAGACTTCTCCGAATTTGACGTCAGAGGACTCGCCCGTCAAAGATGATGGCGGTCTTATCCGACAGTACAACGTGCGAGGGATCATGGAGAGTATTTACGGGCGCGATCGGACGCGCTCCGACAGCGGGCAGGGCTCCGACGACCAGTGCCACATGGAACACGACGTGCTCAACGTGAATATGGCGCAGACTCACGACACCGAACACATCCGGCGCATCATCGGCGTGCCCACGCCCGAGCACGAGCTGCCGCCCGCCGTTCATGACTCTGATTTTAGTTCCAACAACAACAATCTAGAGCTCGACGACACCAACTACAACAAAGTCGTGCCCATGGATATAGACATCACTATCACCCCACAACCGAAGCTCGAAACCAACGATACTCCCGGTTGTGACATAAAAGCTTTGGAAACTCAGAACAGCTCCAGATCAGCCGACACCAGCGGCAACTCGTCACCTCAGCGCGACGAAATGGACGacattcagaaaaaaatacactcCTTCCACACGGAAAACATTTTGATACTTAAGAGCAGAAATAAAAAGCCACCCAAGGAAAAACGGAAGAAGGTCAATCTGAATTTTGATCTCAACATGGTAGATGACCAAATCAGTATTCAATTGCGCACAGAAAACGAACATATGTCTCCGGAAATCAATGGCGATATTCACGACGATATTAGCAATTCGGCGTTACTGGCGCCCGAAAACATACCTCTGCCCGACGATCCCGGTCCAATACCTCCTTTAGAAACGATTCCTCTGCCTGAGGAACCTATGAGACCACTAAAAAAGCAGTTTACTGGTAACATGAGAAATTCAAAATCTGTAGTGATCAATGGGGTCGTCCACGACTCTTATACGATCACGGAATCGATGACGTTACCGGCGCCTGAGAACATTCCCTTGCCCGAAGACCAGGGGCTAACGGTTATACCTCCGTTAGAAACGATACCTTTACCGGAGGAACCGAGGCGACCGCTCAAGGTCAGAGCTAAGCAACATATCGAAAAGCCCGAAGAGAAGGAGTCGTCAAATGACGCGGATTCGAAATCTTCAGAGGTGAACGGAGACATTCATTCGGACATGAGTAATTCGGGCGGCGAGTACGGCAAGATACCTCACGTCGAATCTATCCCATTGCCTGAAGACATCCCCTCGCTCGAGGCTATTCCGTTACCAGAAGAACCGATGCAGTCGGTCAGCGCAGCGTCGCCGCCGATGGCAAGCAAACCTGAGGATAAACCTTTTGTTAAAGAGAAACCATCGGTTCTAGAGACTCTTCCGTTTTCGTCGCGTTTTAGCTCCGCGGGGCTATTCTCTGGAATCTTCTCGAACTTCTCTCAACAGCTCAAAATGGATTCCACTGCTGACTCCGTACCGTCAATCATTAAGAGTGCAATAGATAGGACTACAAGTTTAGACAATAGTATATTCGACAAGGATAGTATTACGGGTGTGGACGACCTGAAAAGCGTCCAGGAGATATTGACTCGTGTGAACAATATGGACTCAAATAATAGTGTCTTGTTGTCTGGAGTGCTACAAGGGTCGTCAGGGTCGGGCAGCCCGCGGGCGGCGCCGGAACATAAGCCGGCCAAACCTTTCGGGGCGCGCGTCAACGACCCGCGGCTCAACCCCCCACCCCAGGACAAGCCAAAGCCCGTCAGGAGGAAGGTGAGTTaccatattatgacatttaacaCATTTATTTCTTAGACAAGTTTTTAGATCttacctatacctagtgccatccacggagacgcgtgattttgtcaaaattagacattaatgacattgtaataatgaacacggcacgcgtcatcgtgaatgactctacccaTACATTAATTCTGAAGTTATTGCATTAGTATACCTTGATTTGTACATCAAAATATGAATCTGATTTTCTTGGAAAGtctgaatttttaaatattttttttttaatttaaattcgaAAGTTGTATTAAATGTAAGTAACTTACTTTTAATCATAGATTGTCATTGTCAGTCTTTCTGATTACTTTATCTTTACCTTGATTTGTACATCAAAATATGAATCATTTCTTGGGATCtgaaagtttaaatattttaaatttaaattcgaaAGTGTATTAAATGTAAGTAACTTACTTTAATCATAGATTGTCATTGGTCAGCTTTCGATTACTTATCTTGCATTGTTCATGCAATATTTAAATGCACTGTCTTCCTGAATTATCTGTGAATTGAGATCAATGGTCGCCGATTAATATAGCAATAGTATATCAACAACTTAAGGTCAACACAGCTCTGTATTGCGATCTGCAAAGCATTTTCTTTACTAttttaaggagcggccacatcgcttgcttaaaatacgcaggtgcggaatcgcagtgacgtgccgtaaaacTGCAcgagttttgttcggtaaaaaaaaagtccggacgtttacggcacgtcactgcgattcggtattttaagcagcggtgtggagagcatgcgatgaaaacggtgcgcatacgatgcgtcactgcgattccatgccgtcaccgtttttaaagcagcggtgtggccgctacTTTATACTGTAATGCTAAGTGCTAAACATTTGTTGCATAATAACTGTTTCTTGTGCATAATAAACGTTATTGAAGGTAAAACGGTAAAGTGGCATTGAACAATAACTGGTGTTGGCTGTTGTCTATGGGTGATGGATGTATTCACAAACCACCATGCGACCCACTTGTATTACATGCGTTTACTCCTCAGCTCTCTATCACGGAGTACCGCAAGCGGCAAAAGGCGCGACTCCGTCCGAGGAAGCATCTCCAGCTGAAGGCGGTGCGGAGCCCGGGCCCGAGTGGTCCTCGGAGTCGTCAGCGTCGGCGGCGCGTCGCTGTCGCCCCAGCGGTtagacgccgccgccgccgccgccgctgacGACCTGGAAACAGCGGCTGCATCGGGAACTTACTGCCACGCATTTGCCTAAAGgtaggtttttattttagtcactTCAGTATCATCATTCATTATCTACACTAATCGACAGGGACGGACGTCATTTTATGGTTATTAGGGGAGAACGCCATCGTGAAAGCGTAGGCCCTGCTAAGTGTTACGTAGAAAGAATGTTTATCTGCTATCCTCTAAGGGCTTTtcacaccgcgttttttaacGAACGTCTTCTATAGAAAGAAAAAGACGGTGGTGCAAAGACTCGACTGTTTTTGAGTTTGCATGTGGGTACGGTCAAGAAGTTAATTCATTGGCCATcttggaaccatttcacagtaaacttcatagtgacatcgtatttaattaacaaggaaagtcgtgtAATGCTTCCTTTGAacggttccatggtggccatgaattaaattccttgactgtacctaacactAAACGTGTATAGTTATTCGTAATATAATTAGTTTGTAACAAATTTGAATCAAATGATTGAATGTCGCAATTGCAattcaaagtaataaaaaccgCGATGATCTTGCAAGTAAAACTTGCTTATTCAATTACTTCGAGCGAATTTAAGAGGACCGTCGTTTGCAATCGCACCGCGTAGCGTAACCAACTTCAGTATAAAGCGACTACGACGTTAAATATGTTCGTGTTATTAGTCGCAAGCACGGGTTGTTGACAGTAAACAATGAACGGAGAAAGGGCGGGAAACTTCGTGAGAAGAGGACGcggtttttttgtgaaatttgaaattataattataatcagcTAAGGATTGTTGTTAAGTAGATTAAAGTGTATATATTTACctcaattaatttgtattatatgtatagttGTAAATAGTTACAGTGTATATACTTtggtaagtaattttttattaacttgtaaataTGGGCGATCCGCCCGACCCTGGAGGAGGGACAGAATTTCCTCTTCAATCATCTATTGATGTATTAGTTGACGCATTGGAGTCGTCTATGGACACAGACTGCTCCACATCTGAACAAAATTTGCTTAAACGAAAACGACTTAGAGTGAAATGCAATCTGTGTCATAAAAGAAAAAGGAAAGGGGTATTAAAGATGCACAAAATGATTGTCAATGTTTAATAACTGAAAAAGATGTGAAAGTAAATTATCAGACTCCCCAACACAGTGTACTAAATGATTACAATCATGATCTAAACATCAGTAATAATACTACCGATACTACTACTCGTATGCCGGTTGGTCGCTCTCTATACGTAAAGACTGATTTATCACCATACATAATCCATGTCCAAAAGAAACATCAAATGCAAATGATGCCACTATTCTCCACCCAGTTACATTTGGTCGTTTTTTTGAAACGATACAATATTAATGGTATTGTTAATGGTACCTTGAAACGCATAGGTAGGAACAGGATTAGTATGGAATTTGCAAATTTCAACGATGCTAATATGTTCTTATCcaacaaaattttaacaaatgaaAAGTACAAAGCCTTTATACCCACGTTTAACGTTACACGTTTAGGCGTTATAAGGGGTGTCCCTTCTGATTGGTCAGATGATGAAGTCATAGCCAACATTAATGTACCAATTGGGTCTGGCCCAATTATAAAGTTGAGAAGATTGAAAAGGAAGGTTACAGCTGGTATAGATGGTACTAATCAATATGTTAACACAGGTACTATTGTTGCAACTTTCGATGGTCGAACCCTCCCCACCCGGGTTTACATGTGTTACGCTGCTCTTCCTGTAGAGCTATATATATACCCCACTATACAATGTTATAATTGCTGTAGATTTGGGCATGTAAAAAACCAATGTCGGTCTACTCCAAGATGCTACAAGTGCGGCCAAGGCCACTCCGGTAGCAACTGCAATGTGGAAGAGGAAAGGTATTGGTGTATTCTATGCAAGGGATGCCACCAAGCcattgataaaaaatgtctggAATATGACAGACAAAAGGCAATTAAAGAAACAATGAGTAAAAGTTGCATCTCTTACATAGAAGCACTTAAAATACACCCACCAGTTTCAAGGGTATCATATGCAGACGCCCTACTCACTTCTCCACCACTGCCAAATACATCTAGAGATACACAAAACTCCTCAAGCTCACAAAACTTACCAAATTCACAAAATGTGTCATACAAGAAAACAGTTTTTCTGAAACCGAAGGCACCACCAAAGCTTTCAAAGGGGTATGACTATCATGCCCATGCTAATATTGTTAGAAATCCAGTCATATCAGAACATAAACCCATTCACAATGCAAACAATAATAAGGAAAATATGCAAATCTCAGACATCATTAAgttaattattcaattattatcACAATCTAACATCGTATCACCGTCCAACGCTGCAGCAATTATTGACACACTATAcaatatatcaaaatataataatggcCCACAGAGCCAAAGCGCTTCAGTGGAATTGCCGGAGCTTAATACCTAAAAAACAAGacctaatttatattattaacaaaCTTGATCCCTTTGTTATCTGTCTTCAAGAGACATGGCTTAAACGGATTCTGTTCTCAAAATCCCAGGTTTCTCCTGTGTTCGTGAGGATAGACCTGATGGGTATGGTGGAGTTGCCATACTTATCAACAATCTATTTTCTTTTACTCCTGTAACCCTACCTTTACACAGTAATGACCTTTCAATTTGTGCTGTGACTGTAAATAATATCTGTTACATATCTGTATATTATTCCCATCCAAGTAACCAAATTTTTCATGAAATCAATCagatcattaattttattccaaaaccATTCATACTTTTAGGCGACTTCAACTGTCGCAATCAGTTATGGGGTTGTAACACAACTGATTATTATGGAGAACAGTTACTAGATCTACTAACTTCTCATGATCTGTGTGTATTAAATACTGGTGCCCCGACTCGCCTTGCCAGATCAACAAGCTCACCAGATATATCTATTTGTACACCTGATCTAGCATCACTCCTTTCCTGGTGTCCTATGGAATCCACATATGGTAGTGACCATTACCCATTGGTGGTCACTTTCCCATATAACAAACCTATTAGGGTGGTAAGACAACCacgtcaaaaatataatttaacaaaCGCTGATTGGATGACATTCAGAGAAAAAGTAAGTCAGGCAATGTGTAATGTTCCAGAAATAAATTCTACTAATACTTCAGACTGCTCTGAATTCATAGCTAAGGCACTGATACAAGCTGCTGACGAAACTTTTCCCCTAAAAAGTTGTGGAAAAAGCATAATACCATCGCCACCATGGTGGGATAAAGATTGCACCCTTGCAGTTAAACAAAGAAAGGAGGCTGAAAGACAATATTGTATGTCTATGACAGActataattttgataattacCTAAAGGTAGCCAATGACACTAAGGAATTACTACGGAAAAAGAAATTTGAAGGATGGCGTAGTTTCTGTTTGTCTATTTGCCCTGGTACAAAACCCTCTATTGTATGgcaaaatattagaaaatttaGATCCGCTTTTAATGACAATCAacaaccaaaaataaataataatttagcagAACAAATTATGGATTGTTTGGCACCAGCTTCCGCTCCTGAACAATTTGTCTTGCATCCTCCCTTACTATCACCTGCAACAAATAGCAATATTAATCCTACTGATCATAATCTGAACTCTCCATTTACATTGTGTGAATTAAAAGGGGTTCTTTCAACTATTAAAGATTCAGCACCAGGTGAAGATGGAATCCCATATTCTTTCTTGTCAAACCTTGATGACAATACTCTTACTTACTATCTCTCACTGATCAATAAAGTAATGCTAACGGGGATTGTTCCTCGGACTTGGAGAACACAAATTTTAATCTTATTACTGAAATCAAACAAACCTAAATCAGATCCGTCTTCCTACAGACCCATAGCGTTGTCATCTGTTTTAGCAAAAATAGCTGAACATATGGTTAAAAATCGCTTAGAATGGTTTCTAGAACATAATAAGTTGCTATCAGAAAGTCAATTTGGGTTCAGGAAAGGTAAATGCACTTTTGACAGTCTTAGCATCTTTACCACAGATATTCGATTAGCTTTTTCTAATAACCATTCCATATTAGCTGCTTTCCTAGATATAAAAGGTGCATatgataatgtaaatatttcaattttgaaaaaaaagttgattcagCTGAATGTTCCAAccttattgattaattttattatcaacATGCTATGTGAACGATTTGTTAAGTTTTGTATAGATCCAAGCACAAATAAATACGTAGCCAGAACAATTTGGAAAGGTCTGCCTCAAGGTTCTGTTTTGAGCCCTCTTTTATATAACATATACACGTATGATTTAGAACCATTAGTGAACAGGCATGTTAATATACTGCAATATGCGGATGATCTTCTTTTTTATGTGTCTGGACGATCTATAGACGACATGAATGGGTCGTTATGTACGGCATTAGATGACTTTAAGATTTGGTTGGGAGAAAACGGTCTGGAACTATCAGTATCCAAAAGCACTGTAGTTCTATTTTCTCGTAAACGAACTCCTCCTACTGTTAATATTGtgtataatgatttattactaccTGTAAAAGATGAGGTAAAATTTCTAGGAGTTATACTAGACGCAAAATTAACTGGCCTCTCTCATTTTGAATATATCGCACAGAGAtgcgaaaaaaatttaaacatcctTAGATGTCTCTCAGGAGTGTGGTGGGGTGCCCATCCCTTCACGATGAGGCTTTTATATAACGCAATAATACGAAGTGTATTAGATTATGGAACATTTCTATTGCATCCTAGTTATGtcaagtcattaaaaaaaatagataacattcAGGCAAAAGCTTTAAGACTCATAACTGGTGCAATGAAATCCAGTCCCATAAACTGTTTGCAGGTTGAATGTAGCGAACCACCATTTAGTTTAAGACAGCAATATTTAAGTGATAGGTTCTTCTTCCGAAGTCTTCAGTTAAAATACCATCCTCTATACCATAAAATTTGTAGTCTATCTCAGAAAGTAGATTCTTCTCCCTACTGGAAATATAAAGACGCACCATGTcttgttaaaagttttaaaagataCAACAACATCATAGCACCTACTCATCGAAGCCATTTGCTGCCTTTGTATCAATATAGCTATAATTCACTTCTTACAACTCCACAAGTAGAATATAAGTtggatattcataaaaatacattttatcaaaatgtaaaatttaatagtATAGTCAATGAAAAATGGGACAATTGGCATTATATTTTCACCGATGCTTCTAAACATTCAAATACAACTTGTGTCGGTGTAGGAGTTTACCatccacaaaataaaattatacaaaaaattaaactacctCCAGAATCTTCTGTATACACAGGAGAATGTTACGGTCTCTTAAAAGCAGTCGAATATATTCTTTTATCAAAGTTGCAAAacactgtaattttttgtgattCCCTTAGTTCTTTACAGTCTTTAGAAAAGTTTCCGTTTAAATCTCACAAGCAGTCCCAGATTGTTTTCAACATTAGAGATCGATTATTTAAATGCTCCAAAAAAGGTCTCCGCGTAGTCTTTGCGTGGATTCCTAGTCACGTTGGAATTTTAGGAAATGAGAGAGCTGACCAATTGGCA
This Choristoneura fumiferana chromosome 12, NRCan_CFum_1, whole genome shotgun sequence DNA region includes the following protein-coding sequences:
- the LOC141433670 gene encoding LOW QUALITY PROTEIN: uncharacterized protein (The sequence of the model RefSeq protein was modified relative to this genomic sequence to represent the inferred CDS: inserted 3 bases in 3 codons; deleted 3 bases in 2 codons) encodes the protein MSASPDYDPAARQDYRPATSSENVYEYVLEHKLADNMNVPSIRTPVLRAVPLSPTDGDPEPDSTNPESIIQSARNKVDKEVEYHITEKRHDTEMSVDTLSGLVRIEEGLDSIGRIAYPVIQETDDSGDGSYDNTSATLIQAPMNTAIVQNVTKLPQNFTINVDATVSNITAIQNVSQDVGNQTLWLPTILATSATTADPKNEDDRSQSGMSQIIITSESYVNDANQAGRRNIVTETSYISRPKSSKVQILSNISIPKNTNYSQQYITQSKDIVPPVYGTQNHVYKLSTNVMSQKHLNNSVLCSKPSKNQSLIGCSTLSPAVISSPIKNVSYSHTFTKSTNMKSLSKVNNGANLNTVVAASSGNTQCHILSRVVSGPNKMSVHSGRKSVNTLKQSKNCSQLSSQKNQSRAIKIIQQTGSTHKSDGKTWPVPGVASYKNQQPIYGVVDSNTSKIIQKVGSPTHKSHQQIQKLPSKGERLVLQSPCGPVLISTAPISTSMPRXPHYVQSGATPNLRYVQTYAPTDNQLSTVSQVSANQQLTAQILQSLSQPKLLLQSSANPALHGSVAAPTVDEPIEPKPVNQRRIVFGDKSTLLTADDIPGMEERPNLSEELRRYSFHDLALVMLDHTYALPKQKQPAPAPPPPAPLPVTPTPPPPAVVSPTPVATPMSPLKRNSPVIMSTAAYEMPLTVPPGPSLPAQSLPMSSLAYKPLPVTTQDEDTASVISSLEGERRDPAVGGSDTETAPEGEEEGKTRCVCDFTHDDGYMICCDRCGEWQHVDCMGIDRGNIPDAYQCELCQPRAVDARHARAIQMRKREELSALGEDTDEDGRDAPRRRRLLTVTTYTDTSGSCVTTYNSATPTIPAIPALPPLPQPTLSLPKRGPKRPKKAEVVRKGNKRKLTEKRVKRKKEMMMNRSKYNSSVSSQSHWGDSFEQAVTNHYSPELRAKIMKYSSKLGNTPNMSSAITAHLCTTVPHAGGKILIATKDLKENTAVIEMRGKYMLSNQHRPQLQNSARAGSQKPGPFVFFYRLPKDNTQICIDTRTYGNEARFVRRSCKPXAELQHCIIKGTLHVYLYTISQIPSNTEITVGHDTNGSKQPCACGNPKHCKVNGLSPMLLRKSIDYLPREKRSRNRCSSSSSPLSPPLAPVLASPVKEYPCPVTPIKVEKRSPIKYEYPPMSPVKNTAIMALNFDLPIKAEDPEDIKPEMDLTTKEEMKPEIDEPDYVKKETDVDEVDNFPPEEPAAPEVKTEQESEPEPVKADTEPLAVVEELKPPKIEEATTDLENLVSDEEKPQIKKNEVPKVEEVKQEVIKEDLPKLELVRLETPKKEAPKVEEKERKLRTDDERPATREYTAKSACHDRSSRSSRNTTCTNQDSLDDKTDDSQDKLPTTKEKDKKKMTREERKMEAIMKAFERMEKAEQRKQEVKERQKRRESDPHPNAPDKDDDDDFHCSSKKRKKRKGRARTTSQSNRRRLNSADSDMVTSGDEAPHQTPPRAPPRRDSAPHNNEADRNNDGMNEDLGLSSACLLVEAAVGSVESAFKLPKTKKTMATEWIGRSPDRSPSPYRSPYRPPLMSASSLESLVRVASTMIGDLSGSQDFHEEERHVSPPRTPGRDRSRPPKKARRITRSTPPTEVVETTPTVMIPQHSAKKRWLRQAISEESDSPNAESPPNEIVTPLKKRRLARESLSYETNIIVPCNDETSPNLTSEDSPVKDDGGLIRQYNVRGIMESIYGRDRTRSDSGQGSDDQCHMEHDVLNVNMAQTHDTEHIRRIIGVPTPEHELPPAVHDSDFSSNNNNLELDDTNYNKVVPMDIDITITPQPKLETNDTPGCDIKALETQNSSRSADTSGNSSPQRDEMDDIQKKIHSFHTENILILKSRNKKPPKEKRKKVNLNFDLNMVDDQISIQLRTENEHMSPEINGDIHDDISNSALLAPENIPLPDDPGPIPPLETIPLPEEPMRPLKKQFTGNMRNSKSVVINGVVHDSYTITESMTLPAPENIPLPEDQGLTVIPPLETIPLPEEPRRPLKVRAKQHIEKPEEKESSNDADSKSSEVNGDIHSDMSNSGGEYGKIPHVESIPLPEDIPSLEAIPLPEEPMQSVSAASPPMASKPEDKPFVKEKPSVLETLPFSSRFSSAGLFSGIFSNFSQQLKMDSTADSVPSIIKSAIDRTTSLDNSIFDKDSITGVDDLKSVQEILTRVNNMDSNNSVLLSGVLQGSSGSGSPRAAPEHKPAKPFGARVNDPRLNPPPQDKPKPVRRKLSITEYRKRQXGATPSEEASPAEGGAEPGPEWSSESSVGGASLSPQRLDAAAAAAADDLEQRLHRELTATHLPKVY